A region of Silurus meridionalis isolate SWU-2019-XX chromosome 13, ASM1480568v1, whole genome shotgun sequence DNA encodes the following proteins:
- the b3gnt9 gene encoding UDP-GlcNAc:betaGal beta-1,3-N-acetylglucosaminyltransferase 9: MRRIHVKGDVFCTLILLVLICILWYAHQSLTPIWEVVRIEHGSSSSRALLGAPTKGNPPPSQTSNLLHCHQEPTHQAQTKSKPQAKLKSPKGKAKFKTKSGKKKPTVKTTTAPTRPQFDFKEYLRRKDQREFNMLIDQPEKCKGPKGAPYLLIAIKSVAVDFDKRQVVRRTWGKEGEAQKGINIITVFLLGVPQNVTALPLWDRLLAYESHAFKDILLWDFEDTFFNLTLKETHFLRWVNSSCSNIKFIFKGDVDVYVNIENILEMLAGRQADEDLFVGDIIFHAKPIRRRDSKYFVPEFIYGQGIYPSYAGGGGFVMSGHTALRLHAACKEVELFPIDDVFLGMCLLRIGLKPSRHEGFRTFGIVRPSAAPHLQVFDPCFYRELMVVHSLNVPQIWLMWNLLHDPSVRCHTNHAHTAEPFKWTKNTHKQAKTEDSVEADYDMQVFVKH; this comes from the coding sequence ATGAGGAGAATCCATGTTAAAGGAGATGTGTTTTGCACCCTCATCTTGCTGGTACTAATCTGCATACTGTGGTATGCTCACCAGAGTTTAACACCAATCTGGGAGGTGGTTCGTATTGAACATGGTTCTAGCAGTTCTCGAGCACTTCTTGGAGCACCCACAAAAGGAAACCCGCCTCCATCTCAAACGTCTAATTTGCTTCATTGTCATCAGGAGCCAACACACCAGGCACAAACCAAATCTAAACCACAGGCTAAATTAAAATCTCCAAAAGGCAAAGCTAAATTTAAGACAAAAAGTGGGAAGAAAAAGCCCACAGTGAAAACTACCACTGCACCCACTCGTCCTCAGTTTGACTTCAAGGAATACCTCAGAAGGAAAGACCAGCGGGAGTTCAACATGCTCATTGACCAGCCAGAGAAATGTAAAGGGCCTAAAGGTGCACCATATTTGCTGATTGCCATCAAATCAGTAGCAGTAGATTTTGATAAGCGACAGGTCGTGCGACGCACATGGGGCAAAGAAGGCGAAGCCCAGAAAGGAATAAACATTATTACCGTTTTCCTTCTTGGTGTGCCCCAGAACGTTACAGCGCTTCCTTTGTGGGACCGGTTATTGGCATACGAGAGCCATGCATTCAAGGACATTCTGCTTTGGGACTTTGAGGACACGTTCTTCAATCTGACTCTTAAAGAAACCCACTTCCTCCGGTGGGTCAACTCGAGCTGTTCAAACATCAAGTTCATTTTCAAAGGCGACGTGGACGTCTATGTGAACATCGAGAACATTCTGGAAATGCTTGCAGGCCGGCAGGCTGATGAGGATCTTTTTGTTGGGGACATCATCTTTCATGCAAAACCAATTCGCAGACGTGACAGTAAATATTTTGTGCCCGAATTTATATATGGCCAGGGGATCTATCCTTCATATGCAGGAGGCGGAGGATTCGTCATGTCAGGCCACACTGCTCTTAGGCTGCATGCAGCCTGCAAGGAAGTGGAACTCTTCCCTATTGACGATGTCTTTCTGGGAATGTGTCTGCTCAGGATCGGTCTTAAGCCAAGCCGACACGAAGGCTTCCGTACCTTTGGAATTGTGCGTCCTTCAGCCGCACCGCACCTGCAGGTGTTTGACCCATGTTTCTACCGTGAGTTAATGGTGGTGCACAGCCTAAATGTGCCACAAATCTGGCTTATGTGGAACCTCCTACATGACCCTAGTGTGCGCTGTCATACTAATCACGCTCATACGGCTGAACCctttaaatggacaaaaaacacacacaaacaagctaAGACTGAGGATTCTGTTGAAGCTGACTATGACATGCAAGTGTTTGTGAAGCACTGA